The genomic DNA AACCAGCCCCACGATCGAGAGGAACGTCTGCGCCATGATGAGGTTGGAGATCCAGTTGATGGTGGCTGACATGCCCCCGGACATTCCACGGTATGCCTCAGGGTAGATCTCCGAGTTCACAGCCCACGGGACCGGGCCCATGCCTGGAGAGAAGGAGGCGATGTACAGGGCGAGACCTGCCACCGCGAACCAGCCTAGCGCGCCTTGGCAGGTGCCGTTAGCAGCAGCCATGCAGAGGCTGGATGATGACTGCAGTATGAAGGCCATAGCAAGGATGACAAGGGAGATCACGACACCGGACAGGCTTGTAAGGGCCAGGCGACGGCGGCCACAACGGTCGATAAGGTAGATTCCAACAATGGTCCCAGCAGCGTTCATCGCAGCGACAAAGAGGGAAAGGAGCAAGGCCAATTTGTTGGAAGTGAAACCAGCCATCTGGACGATCGTGGGGCTGTAATACATGACGGTGTTGATCCCAGTGAATTGTTGGAAGGCCTGCATAGTTTGATGCCTATATTAGAAAAGGTGACATGCTGTTGCCTATTAACTGAATCTAGATGCAGAACTTGTATCCAAGTACTAGAATATCTACTTCACTGAAACTGAAAGTAGTATAGTAGATCATGAGTAACAGAGTAAACCAGTGGTTGAACACACCTGAAGACCAGCTCCAGCCAAAAACGCTAGTCTTAATTCCTTTGACTTGAAGACGTCCAAATAGCTTGCAGTATTGTCAGCCTGGAATTCATGCATGGAAGATGAAGCAAGCAGCTCTACCTCTTCTTCCAAACGATCAGAGTCGTAGATCTTCTCCAGGACAGCAATAGATTGTGCCTTCTCATCCTGTAATGAAAACTAAGATGAGAACAGGATATCACATCAAATGAGACAATGCATAACTGAACCAAAAGGCAATAACCTTCCAGTAAAGCCAACGGGGAGATTCTGGCAGAaaaagcatcagcacaaactgtACAATGGCAGGCACAGCAGCAACTCCAAGCATCCAGCGCCATGTTCCAGGAACCTGTTCCATGCAGCATGCATATTACTACCGCAACACATATTAGTAATACATCGGCAGCTTAAGTGTAACTCAAACAGAATTCTTTCAACAAAAGAACTTACTATATTCAAATTATTATTTTTCGTTAATACAAACATTTTTTTCTTAACTACAGTGCAAAATGACATTATATGATATTTGAAGCTGCAAAGCAGATGAGTGTCCTAAATTTAATTGGCCATTGCTATGAATGCTACACATCAACTTCCCAGCACAAACAGAAACCATGCAATTCCAATGTCTCATCAATTTTCTTtcgcaaaaagaaagaaaaaaactcaTCAATTTTAATCCCCTGGGTATGTAAATATGTAGCAATGAGTGAGTAAACAGTGGAATAGGCCATGAACATCATTGTTGTGCCAAGCTATTGTTTCTGGGAGGGAACAGTAGAGGATGAGAGCCGAGGAGTGTTAAATTGTGTGTATAAAGGAATATAAAACAATGATGCAGCTTAGTTCAGTTGAACATCCAATGCAGAGAGATGGAACACTTCACCAACATCAGAGTTGGTACGCACCGAACAGCACCTTGTCAGAAATAATTCCATTGCTGCTGGCAGGGGAACGCCGACTCTTGTTCATTCACAGTACAGAATGTTAAACAATTAACTAGCACCAACAAGGATGTTAACACCATGTAGAAATATGCATAAAAAAGAACAGATTGGGGTAAACTTGCCGTGCTGAAAAAACATTCTTGTGAGATGCAGCTTTTCTACAAGGTTCTTGAGAAagtgcacaacatcaaagtagTATCAGTGCATGTAAGGAATATTCAATATTGTCTTTAGTTTCTGGGATTATGTACAATGCAAGTCACATTCACAAATCAGGATAGTAAGAGCTTTTGATGCAACTGAAACAAAACATAGTTGCTTTGTCTTGCTGAGCTTAAAGATAGGGTGCAAGTTCCCCTAATTTCTAGTTGTCCCTAATTGAGACTTGGGCCGAGAAGTATTTCAAAGGAATGGCTGAATAGAGGATCATGAGTGGAGATTTAGTACCTCAGTAAAGCCGAGATTGATAAGGTAGGAGAAGAATTGGCCACCAGTAATCATGAGTACATTAATCGACACCAAACCTCCCCTAATTTCTGATGGAGCAGCTTCAGCAATGTATAATGGTGCCGTGACCGATGCCACACCCACGCCCAACCCAACGAGGAGCCTTCCGAGAATTAGAATGTAAGGACCGCCAGCAGCACACATGACAATTGAGCCAAGTGCAAACATCAAA from Panicum virgatum strain AP13 chromosome 7N, P.virgatum_v5, whole genome shotgun sequence includes the following:
- the LOC120683959 gene encoding inositol transporter 1-like isoform X2, producing MTIDMSMPGSSGLLNTVGKRNMKFFGNRYVLALTGAAGIGGFLFGYDTGVISGALLYIRDEFPAVRDNYFLQETIVSMALVGAMLGAAGGGWINDAYGRKKSTLLADLMFALGSIVMCAAGGPYILILGRLLVGLGVGVASVTAPLYIAEAAPSEIRGGLVSINVLMITGGQFFSYLINLGFTEVPGTWRWMLGVAAVPAIVQFVLMLFLPESPRWLYWKDEKAQSIAVLEKIYDSDRLEEEVELLASSSMHEFQADNTASYLDVFKSKELRLAFLAGAGLQAFQQFTGINTVMYYSPTIVQMAGFTSNKLALLLSLFVAAMNAAGTIVGIYLIDRCGRRRLALTSLSGVVISLVILAMAFILQSSSSLCMAAANGTCQGALGWFAVAGLALYIASFSPGMGPVPWAVNSEIYPEAYRGMSGGMSATINWISNLIMAQTFLSIVGLVGAGVTFLIIAGIGVLAFIFVALYVPETKGLSFEQVEQLWKKRAWGSRGNCQSLLGAEL
- the LOC120683959 gene encoding inositol transporter 1-like isoform X1 codes for the protein MTIDMSMPGSSGLLNTVGKRNMKFFGNRYVLALTGAAGIGGFLFGYDTGVISGALLYIRDEFPAVRDNYFLQETIVSMALVGAMLGAAGGGWINDAYGRKKSTLLADLMFALGSIVMCAAGGPYILILGRLLVGLGVGVASVTAPLYIAEAAPSEIRGGLVSINVLMITGGQFFSYLINLGFTESRRSPASSNGIISDKVPGTWRWMLGVAAVPAIVQFVLMLFLPESPRWLYWKDEKAQSIAVLEKIYDSDRLEEEVELLASSSMHEFQADNTASYLDVFKSKELRLAFLAGAGLQAFQQFTGINTVMYYSPTIVQMAGFTSNKLALLLSLFVAAMNAAGTIVGIYLIDRCGRRRLALTSLSGVVISLVILAMAFILQSSSSLCMAAANGTCQGALGWFAVAGLALYIASFSPGMGPVPWAVNSEIYPEAYRGMSGGMSATINWISNLIMAQTFLSIVGLVGAGVTFLIIAGIGVLAFIFVALYVPETKGLSFEQVEQLWKKRAWGSRGNCQSLLGAEL